Proteins from a single region of Haloterrigena turkmenica DSM 5511:
- a CDS encoding cation:proton antiporter subunit C, which translates to MIELLASRYTYVLMFVLLGIGIYMVIASENLVKKLIGVNLFQTAIFLFFISMAYIDADGASAPIVPHHGEPGEVMVASPLPQVIVLTAIVVGIALTAVGLALIIRIYSEYGTLREDTLREVRADE; encoded by the coding sequence ATGATTGAACTCCTCGCGAGCCGCTACACGTACGTGTTGATGTTCGTCCTGCTGGGCATCGGGATCTACATGGTGATCGCCAGCGAGAACCTCGTGAAGAAGCTGATCGGGGTGAACCTCTTCCAGACGGCGATCTTCCTGTTTTTCATCTCGATGGCCTACATCGACGCCGACGGCGCGTCGGCGCCGATCGTTCCCCACCACGGCGAGCCCGGGGAGGTCATGGTCGCGAGCCCGCTGCCCCAGGTCATCGTCCTGACCGCCATCGTCGTCGGCATCGCGCTGACGGCGGTCGGGCTGGCGCTGATCATCCGCATCTACTCGGAGTACGGAACGCTCCGCGAGGATACCCTGCGGGAGGTGCGTGCCGATGAATAG
- a CDS encoding MnhB domain-containing protein, whose translation MPESFDDTYTESQVIMTAVKIIAPFTLTYGLFMTFHGGDAPGGGFQGGTIVGVTILMLAFAFGIEPTRQWLRNSLLVGLVTGGVIIFGAIGLGMVALGGDFLEFTMLKEVFHIKPKWGLEAVEIAGISLIVSGVIITLFFAMAAGFEPDRPSGTGGLENRHDSADGEVSDDD comes from the coding sequence ATGCCCGAATCCTTCGACGATACCTACACCGAGAGTCAGGTGATCATGACCGCCGTCAAGATCATAGCACCGTTCACGCTCACCTACGGGCTGTTCATGACCTTCCACGGGGGCGACGCCCCCGGGGGCGGCTTCCAGGGCGGAACCATCGTCGGCGTCACGATCCTCATGCTCGCGTTCGCCTTCGGAATCGAACCGACCCGCCAGTGGCTGCGAAATTCCCTGCTCGTCGGCCTCGTCACCGGCGGCGTCATCATCTTCGGTGCGATCGGCCTCGGGATGGTCGCCCTCGGCGGGGACTTCCTTGAGTTCACCATGCTCAAAGAGGTCTTCCACATCAAGCCCAAGTGGGGGCTCGAGGCCGTCGAGATCGCCGGCATCTCGCTGATCGTCTCGGGGGTCATTATCACCCTCTTCTTCGCGATGGCGGCGGGGTTCGAACCCGACCGTCCGAGCGGTACCGGCGGTCTCGAGAATCGCCACGACTCCGCCGACGGGGAGGTGAGCGACGATGATTGA
- a CDS encoding DUF4040 domain-containing protein, translating into MSLFAYSLAVFILVTAVATALFRDVLSVIIVFGAYSLGMAILYTFLLAPDVAMTEAAIGAGVTTLLLLLTIARTTRPTTDRLRERIHVPGVVAVGAFVLVLCTVVLPEMYPVGSLETPVWSNPEVTQHYITETYEQTGVENAVTSVLAAYRGFDTFGEAVVVFAAGVSTLVVLKREVFA; encoded by the coding sequence ATGAGCCTGTTCGCCTACTCCCTCGCGGTCTTCATCCTCGTGACGGCCGTCGCGACGGCGCTGTTCCGCGACGTGCTGTCGGTGATCATCGTCTTCGGCGCCTACAGCCTCGGGATGGCCATCCTCTATACGTTCCTGCTGGCGCCCGACGTCGCCATGACCGAGGCGGCGATCGGCGCCGGCGTGACGACGCTGCTGCTGTTGCTGACGATCGCGCGCACGACTCGACCCACGACCGACCGGCTCAGAGAGCGCATCCACGTGCCGGGCGTCGTCGCCGTCGGCGCGTTCGTACTCGTGCTCTGTACCGTCGTGCTCCCCGAGATGTACCCCGTCGGGAGCCTGGAAACGCCGGTCTGGTCGAACCCCGAGGTGACCCAACACTACATCACGGAGACCTACGAACAGACCGGCGTCGAGAACGCGGTCACGTCCGTCCTCGCCGCCTACCGTGGGTTCGACACCTTCGGCGAGGCGGTCGTCGTCTTCGCCGCCGGCGTCTCGACGCTGGTGGTCCTGAAACGCGAGGTGTTCGCCTAA
- the mnhG gene encoding monovalent cation/H(+) antiporter subunit G has translation MIEPIALQSTLETVRFWAIVACLGLGVFFTLVSTVGVLRLPDIYARAHTASQTDTLGAGFALAGVALAFGWQHAAVYTVLLLFFVFITNPTAAHAIARSAAELDVEPVLAEDGGTDDTEVEAGTEGETR, from the coding sequence GTGATCGAGCCGATCGCGCTCCAGTCGACCCTCGAGACCGTTCGGTTCTGGGCGATCGTTGCCTGTCTCGGACTGGGCGTGTTCTTCACGCTCGTTTCGACGGTCGGCGTCCTCCGGCTCCCGGACATCTACGCTCGGGCCCACACCGCCTCCCAGACGGACACGCTCGGTGCCGGCTTCGCGCTAGCCGGCGTCGCGCTCGCGTTCGGCTGGCAGCACGCGGCGGTCTACACCGTCTTGCTGCTGTTTTTCGTGTTCATCACGAATCCGACGGCGGCCCACGCCATCGCCCGCTCCGCGGCGGAGTTGGACGTCGAACCCGTCCTCGCCGAGGACGGGGGAACGGACGACACCGAGGTCGAAGCCGGAACGGAGGGCGAGACCCGATGA
- a CDS encoding cation:proton antiporter: MTPVPLEDVFLAAAALFVVLAIVLFYRAIVGPTTQDRLLAVNVIGTNTVVILALLAAGLDQSWFLDVALIYALLNFLMSIAISKFTVDRGGVL, translated from the coding sequence GTGACGCCCGTTCCGCTCGAGGACGTCTTCCTCGCGGCGGCGGCGCTGTTCGTCGTCCTCGCGATCGTGCTGTTCTACCGCGCGATCGTCGGCCCGACCACGCAGGATCGGCTGCTGGCGGTCAACGTCATCGGGACGAACACGGTCGTCATCCTCGCCCTGCTGGCGGCGGGGCTCGATCAGTCGTGGTTCCTCGACGTAGCGCTGATCTACGCCCTGCTGAACTTCCTGATGTCGATCGCCATCTCGAAGTTCACCGTCGACCGGGGTGGTGTGCTGTGA
- a CDS encoding monovalent cation/H+ antiporter subunit E, which yields MAAERVLVPLSDTVTVRQTVGYAVQSGLETADSLECHLVIALPYDVDLPEGKRMSDGAEELLERAENWVEEDADGADVTIETAVLGTDEYLFGPRDYAEIFRAYADDHGIDRLVLDPEYSPGVTASMLQPLERELDRVGMSYDEAPVERAARHGRLVLSHTGFDRLFATFWISFGFYLVLGDPFYWFDLLTGAAVAGIVSVSLAHVTFSMPLDRVQSPLRAVRFVFYIPYLLWEIVKANIAVSAVILRPSMPIEPTLTRVNARVRSGLPLLALANSITLTPGTLTVRANDQQLLVHTLIPSAREDLFDGGLEKAIRFVFYGRESAAIPSPKERDDAEIVGGDEL from the coding sequence GTGGCGGCTGAACGCGTACTCGTACCGCTGTCGGACACCGTGACCGTCCGGCAAACGGTCGGCTACGCGGTTCAGTCGGGCCTCGAGACGGCCGACTCCCTCGAGTGTCACCTGGTCATCGCACTCCCCTACGATGTCGATCTGCCCGAAGGGAAGCGGATGAGCGACGGGGCAGAGGAGCTGCTCGAGCGGGCGGAAAACTGGGTCGAGGAGGACGCCGACGGGGCCGACGTGACGATCGAAACGGCCGTCCTCGGGACCGACGAGTACCTCTTCGGTCCCCGGGATTACGCCGAGATCTTCCGGGCCTACGCCGACGACCACGGGATCGATCGGCTCGTGCTCGATCCGGAGTACAGTCCGGGCGTCACCGCGTCGATGCTCCAGCCCTTAGAGCGGGAACTCGACCGCGTCGGGATGTCCTACGACGAGGCGCCAGTCGAGCGGGCGGCCCGTCACGGTCGTCTCGTCCTTTCCCACACGGGGTTCGATCGCCTGTTCGCGACGTTCTGGATCTCCTTCGGCTTCTATCTCGTCCTCGGAGATCCGTTCTACTGGTTCGATCTCCTCACCGGCGCGGCGGTCGCCGGCATCGTCTCGGTCTCGCTGGCCCACGTCACCTTTTCGATGCCCTTGGACAGGGTCCAGTCGCCGCTGCGGGCCGTCCGGTTCGTCTTCTATATCCCGTATCTGCTCTGGGAGATCGTCAAGGCGAACATCGCCGTCTCGGCCGTGATCCTCCGGCCGTCGATGCCGATCGAGCCGACGCTGACTCGAGTCAACGCGCGGGTCCGCAGCGGCCTCCCGCTGCTCGCGCTGGCCAACAGCATCACGTTGACGCCGGGGACCCTGACGGTCCGGGCCAACGACCAGCAGCTGCTGGTCCACACGCTGATCCCGTCGGCTCGCGAGGACCTCTTCGACGGCGGCCTCGAGAAGGCGATCCGCTTCGTCTTCTACGGCCGCGAGTCGGCGGCGATCCCGTCGCCGAAAGAACGCGACGACGCCGAGATCGTCGGAGGTGACGAACTGTGA
- a CDS encoding CbtB domain-containing protein — protein MTATNETVYGRIETARTELTPMQVATGLLFAAAIAFTLLFLQDPLAHDAMHNFRHGAGIVCH, from the coding sequence ATGACGGCAACGAACGAGACCGTTTACGGTCGGATCGAGACCGCACGCACCGAACTGACGCCGATGCAGGTCGCGACGGGGCTGCTGTTCGCGGCGGCGATCGCGTTCACGTTGCTCTTCCTTCAGGATCCCCTCGCCCACGACGCGATGCACAACTTCCGCCACGGCGCCGGCATCGTCTGTCACTGA
- a CDS encoding CbtA family protein, which yields MLSDYLQRGVLAGVVAGLAYGLYIAFVANPLTEYVHDAGHDHAGHGHDHGAGDHGHAQEGAEHVVSETTTALVSVGSGVLWAILLGGLFAVALYLFEPALPGRDGLESYVLAGAGFLTVSATPWLVVPPAAPGADHLYGVDARIGIYVGLVGLGAVVSAAAILAYRREAPRNPALGVLAAAVPIAAVAIVLPLVTPTVVTQPDVAGELVTAYQALAALSQAAIWVLIAGTFNRLRRRAEPAVDATDASDANSRDQLTTNP from the coding sequence ATGCTCTCAGACTATCTGCAACGCGGCGTCCTCGCGGGAGTCGTCGCCGGCCTCGCGTACGGACTGTACATTGCCTTCGTCGCGAACCCCCTCACCGAGTACGTCCACGACGCCGGCCACGACCACGCCGGACACGGTCACGACCACGGCGCCGGCGATCACGGCCACGCACAGGAGGGCGCCGAACACGTCGTCTCCGAGACGACGACGGCCCTCGTCAGCGTCGGCAGCGGCGTCCTCTGGGCGATCCTGCTGGGCGGGCTCTTCGCCGTTGCGCTGTACCTCTTCGAACCGGCGCTGCCCGGCCGCGACGGACTCGAGTCGTACGTCCTCGCGGGCGCTGGGTTCCTGACCGTCTCGGCGACGCCGTGGCTGGTCGTCCCGCCCGCAGCGCCGGGCGCCGACCACCTCTACGGCGTTGACGCGAGAATCGGCATCTACGTCGGTCTCGTCGGTCTCGGTGCGGTGGTCTCGGCGGCGGCGATCCTCGCGTACAGGCGAGAGGCACCCCGGAATCCGGCACTCGGCGTGCTCGCCGCCGCAGTGCCGATCGCCGCGGTTGCGATCGTGCTGCCGCTGGTCACGCCGACGGTCGTCACCCAGCCCGACGTCGCCGGCGAGCTCGTCACGGCGTACCAGGCGCTGGCCGCGCTGAGCCAGGCCGCGATCTGGGTGCTGATCGCGGGCACGTTCAATCGGCTCCGGCGGCGGGCCGAACCCGCGGTCGACGCCACGGATGCATCGGACGCGAACTCACGCGACCAGCTGACGACGAATCCCTAA
- a CDS encoding (2Fe-2S) ferredoxin domain-containing protein gives MQRQTDRQRDRLAAQVFVCTNDRDSEYVCCADVGGQATLEAVTDWLRERDAFWNPISVIETGCLGLCSEDGTAIAIQPRDEWYSDVRPAEVPDLLETEFGPDAERVGEEYRRRTDDPSADE, from the coding sequence ATGCAACGCCAAACCGACCGACAGCGCGACCGACTCGCCGCACAGGTGTTCGTCTGTACGAACGACCGCGACTCCGAGTACGTCTGTTGTGCCGACGTCGGCGGGCAGGCGACCCTCGAGGCGGTCACTGACTGGCTGCGCGAGCGCGACGCGTTCTGGAACCCGATCTCGGTGATCGAAACCGGTTGTCTGGGCCTGTGCAGCGAGGACGGCACGGCGATCGCGATCCAGCCCCGCGACGAGTGGTACTCGGACGTCCGGCCGGCGGAGGTGCCCGACCTGCTCGAGACCGAGTTCGGACCCGACGCCGAACGGGTTGGCGAGGAGTATCGGCGACGAACGGACGATCCGTCGGCCGACGAGTGA
- a CDS encoding universal stress protein: MTRKTLVPVDGSPQAEAALQYALKEFPDAEITVLHVVQLPEGYWSLFVESEAEFPGHERAEERARELFDAAEQRAASVDHPIETTIEMGDPAREIVEYAVTNDFDQIVMGSHGRHGVDRLLFGSVAETVVRRAPMTVVVVHETAE, translated from the coding sequence ATGACGCGGAAGACGTTGGTTCCGGTCGACGGGTCACCGCAGGCCGAAGCGGCGCTTCAGTACGCGCTCAAGGAGTTCCCGGACGCAGAAATCACCGTGCTACACGTCGTTCAGCTCCCGGAAGGATACTGGTCCCTGTTCGTCGAATCGGAGGCGGAGTTCCCGGGACACGAGCGAGCGGAGGAGCGAGCTCGCGAACTGTTCGACGCGGCCGAGCAGCGCGCAGCGTCGGTCGACCATCCGATCGAAACGACGATAGAGATGGGCGATCCGGCGCGAGAGATCGTCGAATACGCCGTGACGAACGACTTCGATCAGATCGTAATGGGGAGCCACGGCCGGCACGGCGTCGATCGATTGCTATTCGGAAGCGTCGCGGAAACGGTCGTGCGACGCGCCCCGATGACCGTCGTCGTCGTTCACGAGACAGCGGAATAG